A genomic window from Salvia hispanica cultivar TCC Black 2014 chromosome 5, UniMelb_Shisp_WGS_1.0, whole genome shotgun sequence includes:
- the LOC125189015 gene encoding 60S ribosomal protein L27a-3, producing MTTRFKKNRKKRGHVSAGHGRIGKHRKHPGGRGNAGGMHHHRILFDKYHPGYFGKVGMRYFHRLRNKFHCPTVNIDRLWSLVPQEVKDKASKDNAPLIDVTQFGYFKVLGKGLLPEGKPVVLKAKLVSKNAEKKIKEAGGAVVLTA from the coding sequence ATGACCACCAGATTCAAGAAGAACCGCAAGAAGCGCGGCCACGTCAGCGCCGGCCACGGCCGTATCGGCAAGCACCGCAAGCATCCCGGAGGTCGGGGTAACGCCGGAGGAATGCACCACCACCGCATTCTCTTCGACAAGTACCATCCCGGTTACTTCGGCAAGGTCGGTATGAGGTACTTCCACCGCCTCCGCAACAAGTTCCACTGCCCCACCGTCAACATCGATCGCCTCTGGTCGCTGGTGCCGCAGGAGGTGAAGGACAAGGCGTCCAAGGACAACGCGCCGCTCATCGACGTCACGCAGTTCGGCTACTTCAAGGTGCTGGGGAAGGGACTGCTGCCGGAGGGGAAGCCGGTCGTGTTGAAGGCCAAGCTCGTGTCGAAGAACGCCGAGAAGAAGATCAAGGAAGCTGGAGGCGCTGTTGTGCTCACCGCTTGA
- the LOC125189014 gene encoding DEAD-box ATP-dependent RNA helicase 20-like isoform X1, with amino-acid sequence MFSNHDSRLHDAGSYRQRRVDLVGPPPMMSPPPMPGGAPPSYGRGGPHVAPPFMVGGARSGYQIDHGAGRGFGAGYGSGFTDRGRGGGGGGFGGRGHSYNGVGDRGGHEGGRGGHFSGRSFDHGRGGGFSGGRGGRGGRSKGDDLDNISLPKPDFSGLIPFKKDFYVESPSVRAMTEQEVMMYRARREITVEGHDVPKPIRMFEEASFPGYCLEVIARLGFVEPTPIQSQGWPMALRGRDLIGIAETGSGKTLSYLLPAFVHVSAQPRLAQGDGPIVLVLAPTRELAIQIQEEALKFGSVANIRSTCIYGGAPKGPQIRDLKRGVEIVIATPGRLIDMLEAQHTNLRRVTYLVLDEADRMLDMGFEPQIRKIVSQIRPDRQTLYWSATWPREVETLARQFLRNAYKVIIGSQELKANQSIHQIVEVMTDLEKYNRLIRLLKEVMDGSKILIFVETKKGCDQVTRQLRMDGWPALSIHGDKNQDERDWVLAEFKSSRTPIMIATDVAARGLDVKDIKVVVNYDFPSNLEDYVHRIGRTGRAGATGTAFSFFTHANVKHARELIKILQQAGQAVPPQLAALSRTAGNDTGGSGRNFRSRGRGGGGFGNRSGSNVIPIGGRRPY; translated from the exons AGGAGTGGGTATCAGATTGATCATGGTGCTGGAAGAGGGTTTGGGGCTGGTTATGGTAGTGGTTTTACTGACCGAGGTAGAGGTGGAGGTGGGGGAGGGTTCGGTGGTAGAGGACATAGCTATAACGGCGTAGGAGATAGGGGTGGCCATGAAGGTGGGAGAGGAGGTCATTTCTCAGGAAGGAGTTTTGATCATGGTCGTGGAGGTGGTTTTAGTGGGGGTCGTGGTGGCAGAGGAGGTAGGTCGAAGGGGGATGACTTGGACAACATTTCGCTTCCTAAACCCGATTTTAGTGGGTTGATTCCCTTTAAAAAGGATTTTTATGTGGAGAGCCCATCTGTTAGGGCAATGACTGAGCAGGAGGTGATGATGTATCGTGCACGTCGTGAGATTACTGTTGAAGGACACGATGTCCCCAAACCTATCCGGATGTTTGAAGAAGCAAGTTTCCCTG GTTACTGCCTTGAGGTGATTGCCAGACTGGGGTTTGTTGAGCCAACGCCTATTCAATCACAAGGATGGCCCATGGCATTAAGAGGTCGAGATCTTATAGGCATTGCTGAGACGGGTTCTGGAAAAACTTTGTCGTATTTGCTGCCTGCTTTTGTTCATGTTAGTGCTCAGCCCAGGTTGG CTCAAGGTGATGGCCCCATCGTACTAGTCCTAGCACCTACTAGAGAATTAGCTATTCAGATTCAAGAAGAAGCTTTGAAGTTCGGATCAGTTGCTAATATAAGAAGTACTTGTATATACGGCGGTGCTCCAAAGGGGCCACAAATTCGTGATCTTAAAAGAG GAGTTGAAATTGTCATAGCTACACCTGGTAGATTGATTGATATGTTGGAAGCTCAGCACACTAACTTGCGAAGAGTGACTTACCTTGTGCTGGATGAGGCCGACCGTATGCTAGACATGGGATTTGAACCCCAAATCAGGAAAATTGTTTCTCAG ATTCGCCCAGATAGACAGACCCTGTACTGGAGTGCCACATGGCCTAGGGAGGTGGAAACTCTGGCAAGACAGTTCCTACGCAACGCTTACAAG GTCATCATTGGATCTCAAGAACTGAAAGCAAATCAATCTATACATCAAATTGTTGAAGTTATGACTGATTTGGAGAAATATAATAG GTTGATCAGATTGCTGAAAGAAGTAATGGATgggagtaaaattttaatttttgtggagACTAAAAAGGGATGTGATCAGGTTACAAGACAACTAAGAATGGATGGATGGCCAGCTCTGTCCATACATGGTGACAAAAACCAGGACGAAAGGGATTGGGTTCTAGCAGAGTTTAAAAGTAGCAGAACTCCTATAATGATTGCTACTGATGTTGCTGCTCGTGGCCTTG ATGTGAAGGACATTAAAGTCGTAGTCAACTACGATTTCCCTTCGAATTTGGAGGATTATGTCCATAGGATTGGCCGAACTGGCCGTGCAGGAGCCACGGGAACTGctttctcatttttcactcATGCAAATGTGAAGCATGCTAGAGAACTCATCAAGATTCTGCAACAAGCTGGGCAGGCCGTGCCGCCTCAACTTGCTGCTTTGTCACGAACTGCTGGAAATGATACGGGAG GATCGGGGCGCAACTTCCGATCCCGAGGCCGAGGAGGCGGCGGCTTTGGCAACCGTTCGGGGTCTAATGTGATACCTATAGGTGGAAGAAGGCCTTATTAG